One window of the bacterium genome contains the following:
- the glgP gene encoding alpha-glucan family phosphorylase, with amino-acid sequence MWQHLWPDRTVAQVPITSVTNGVHLPSWTAPEIETLRREAGAGAPAPDRLWRVHEHLRTELIGGVRRRLQRQLERNRAPAAEIADVARVFEPHTLTIGFARRFAEYKRATLLMSDPDRFVRLLTNADRPVQMLMAGKAHPRSEPGKLLIQRVWELSRIPALRGRLVVLEGYDIALARRMVQGADIWLNTPRRPLEASGTSGMKAAANGALNLSVLDGWWCEGYDGRNGWAFGDDHGVDEATQDARDADELFELLEKVVVPMFYDRGPDGLPRAWIERMQHAMSSVAPRFSTERMVDEYAGRFYLPCAMDD; translated from the coding sequence GATGTGGCAGCACCTCTGGCCCGACCGGACGGTCGCCCAGGTGCCCATCACCAGCGTGACCAACGGCGTGCACCTGCCCAGCTGGACGGCGCCGGAGATCGAGACCCTGCGGCGCGAGGCGGGCGCCGGCGCGCCGGCGCCGGATCGCCTCTGGCGGGTGCACGAGCACCTGCGCACCGAACTGATCGGGGGCGTCCGTCGGCGTCTGCAGCGCCAGCTCGAGCGCAACAGAGCGCCGGCGGCGGAGATCGCCGACGTCGCCCGCGTGTTCGAACCGCACACGCTGACCATCGGCTTCGCCCGCCGCTTCGCCGAGTACAAGCGGGCCACGCTGCTGATGAGCGATCCCGACCGCTTCGTGCGACTGCTGACGAACGCCGACCGGCCCGTGCAGATGCTGATGGCCGGCAAGGCCCACCCGCGCAGCGAGCCGGGCAAGCTGCTGATCCAGCGCGTCTGGGAACTGTCGCGCATCCCGGCGCTGCGCGGCCGGCTGGTGGTGCTGGAGGGATACGACATCGCCCTGGCGCGCCGCATGGTGCAGGGCGCGGACATCTGGCTGAACACGCCGCGCCGCCCGCTGGAGGCCAGCGGCACCTCGGGCATGAAGGCGGCCGCCAACGGCGCCCTGAACCTCTCGGTGCTCGACGGCTGGTGGTGCGAGGGCTACGACGGGCGCAACGGCTGGGCCTTCGGCGACGACCACGGCGTGGACGAGGCCACGCAGGACGCCCGCGACGCCGACGAGCTGTTCGAGCTGCTCGAGAAGGTCGTGGTGCCGATGTTCTACGACCGCGGACCCGACGGCCTGCCCCGTGCCTGGATCGAGCGCATGCAGCACGCCATGAGTTCGGTGGCCCCGCGCTTCAGCACCGAGCGGATGGTCGACGAGTACGCCGGCCGCTTCTACCTGCCCTGCGCGATGGACGACTGA
- a CDS encoding transcriptional regulator produces MRRDPPYPPPGGDGQPTVPPTPLAPLIHGRARLLVMSHLMRSGATAFTELRALLGLTDGTLSVHLATLEQGGAVEIVKEFVGKKPRTVVRPTPAGREMFARYVAELKQIVPGLSPGDA; encoded by the coding sequence GTGCGCCGCGACCCGCCGTACCCGCCGCCCGGCGGTGACGGCCAGCCCACCGTGCCGCCGACGCCCCTGGCCCCGTTGATCCACGGCCGGGCGCGGTTGCTCGTCATGTCCCACCTGATGCGGTCCGGCGCGACCGCGTTCACTGAACTGCGGGCCCTGCTGGGCTTGACCGACGGCACGCTGTCGGTCCACCTCGCCACCCTGGAGCAGGGGGGGGCCGTGGAGATCGTCAAGGAGTTCGTGGGGAAGAAGCCGCGGACCGTGGTCCGGCCGACGCCGGCCGGGCGCGAGATGTTCGCGCGCTACGTCGCCGAGCTGAAACAGATCGTCCCCGGGCTCTCGCCCGGGGACGCTTGA
- the rocD gene encoding ornithine--oxo-acid transaminase has translation MKTRKYIELEDRYGAHNYHPLDLVIARADGIWVEDVEGKRYLDCLAAYSAVNQGHCHPRLLKVFRRQAARVTLTSRAFRNDQLPHFTRELTELTGFTRALPMNTGAEAVETAVKAARKWGYKVKGIPADQAEIVVCADNFHGRTTTIVGFSTEPQYRDGFGPFTPGFKVVPFGDAAALAAAITPNTCAFLVEPIQGEAGIVMPPQGFLKKAEEICRANNVLLIVDEIQSGLGRTGRMFAHEWEGVKPDGMIVGKALSGGFYPVSAFLANDEVMGVFHPGDHGSTFGGNPLGCAVAREALKVIVEEKLVENSLKQGEHFMAELKKIDAKSIKTVRGTGLWIGVVLDRPARPYCEALMAEGLLCKETHEKVIRIAPPLTITRKDVNWAVKRIAKVFKQLG, from the coding sequence ATGAAGACCCGCAAGTACATCGAGTTGGAGGACCGGTACGGCGCCCACAACTACCATCCGCTGGATCTCGTGATCGCGCGGGCCGACGGCATCTGGGTGGAGGATGTGGAGGGGAAGCGCTACCTGGACTGCCTGGCCGCCTACAGCGCGGTGAACCAGGGCCACTGCCACCCGCGCCTGCTGAAGGTGTTCCGGCGCCAGGCCGCGCGCGTGACGCTCACCAGCCGCGCCTTCCGCAACGACCAGCTCCCCCACTTCACCCGCGAGCTGACCGAACTGACGGGCTTCACTCGCGCGCTGCCGATGAACACGGGCGCCGAGGCCGTCGAGACCGCGGTCAAGGCCGCCCGCAAGTGGGGCTACAAGGTCAAGGGCATCCCCGCCGACCAGGCCGAGATCGTCGTCTGCGCCGACAACTTCCACGGCCGCACCACGACCATCGTCGGCTTCAGCACCGAGCCGCAGTACCGCGACGGGTTCGGGCCCTTCACGCCCGGCTTCAAGGTCGTCCCCTTCGGCGACGCGGCCGCGCTGGCCGCGGCCATCACGCCCAACACCTGCGCGTTCCTGGTGGAGCCCATCCAGGGCGAGGCCGGCATCGTGATGCCGCCGCAGGGCTTCCTGAAGAAGGCCGAGGAGATCTGCCGCGCGAACAACGTGCTGCTGATCGTCGACGAGATCCAGAGCGGCCTGGGCCGCACCGGCCGGATGTTCGCCCACGAGTGGGAGGGTGTGAAGCCCGACGGGATGATCGTCGGCAAGGCGCTCAGCGGCGGCTTCTACCCCGTCAGCGCCTTCCTGGCCAACGACGAGGTCATGGGCGTCTTCCATCCCGGCGACCACGGCTCGACCTTCGGCGGCAACCCGCTGGGCTGCGCCGTCGCGCGCGAGGCGCTCAAGGTCATCGTCGAGGAGAAGCTCGTCGAGAACTCGCTCAAGCAGGGCGAGCACTTCATGGCCGAACTGAAGAAGATCGACGCCAAGAGCATCAAGACCGTGCGCGGCACGGGCCTGTGGATCGGCGTCGTGCTGGACCGGCCCGCGCGGCCCTACTGCGAGGCGCTGATGGCCGAGGGGCTGCTCTGCAAGGAGACGCACGAGAAGGTCATCCGCATCGCGCCGCCCCTGACGATCACCCGCAAGGACGTCAACTGGGCCGTCAAGCGCATCGCGAAGGTCTTCAAACAGCTGGGCTGA
- the bamE gene encoding outer membrane protein assembly factor BamE, translated as MKAPRVRSLRLAVAFVAVAIIAVAAFAGGCATVGHEFPSSGVAQIRMGQTTQQEVKALFGEPWRTGVEDGRPTWTYGRYHYQVFGETQTKDLIVRFDEQNRVHSYTFSTTEPQ; from the coding sequence ATGAAGGCGCCGCGCGTCCGCTCCCTCCGTTTGGCCGTCGCGTTCGTCGCGGTCGCCATCATCGCGGTCGCTGCCTTCGCGGGCGGCTGCGCCACCGTCGGCCACGAGTTCCCATCTTCCGGGGTCGCGCAGATCCGCATGGGCCAGACCACGCAGCAGGAGGTGAAGGCGCTGTTCGGCGAGCCCTGGCGCACGGGCGTCGAGGACGGCCGGCCGACCTGGACCTACGGCCGCTACCACTACCAGGTTTTCGGCGAGACGCAGACCAAGGACCTGATCGTGCGCTTCGACGAGCAGAACCGGGTCCACTCGTACACGTTCAGCACGACGGAGCCGCAGTAG
- a CDS encoding peptidylprolyl isomerase, producing MSDKQWPAPPEMRIDTDKTYHAVIATERGEIELELHAEHAPRTVNNFVFLAREGFYDGVVFHRVIDDFMIQGGDPTGTGRGGPGYKFGDECRGNPLRHGAKVLSMANSGPDTNGSQFFITHCPQPHLDGRHTVFGTVVRGHDVVDAVRQGDAMTRVEIREQLKEGVE from the coding sequence ATGTCCGACAAGCAGTGGCCCGCGCCGCCCGAGATGCGCATCGACACCGACAAGACCTACCACGCCGTCATCGCCACCGAGCGCGGCGAGATCGAGCTGGAACTGCACGCCGAGCACGCGCCGCGCACGGTCAACAACTTCGTGTTCCTGGCCCGCGAGGGCTTCTACGACGGTGTGGTGTTCCACCGCGTCATCGACGACTTCATGATCCAGGGCGGCGACCCCACCGGCACCGGCCGCGGCGGCCCGGGCTACAAGTTCGGGGACGAGTGCCGCGGCAACCCGCTGCGCCACGGCGCCAAGGTGCTCTCGATGGCCAACTCCGGCCCCGACACCAACGGCAGCCAGTTCTTCATCACCCACTGCCCGCAGCCCCACCTCGACGGCCGCCACACGGTCTTCGGCACGGTGGTCCGCGGCCACGACGTCGTGGACGCCGTCCGCCAGGGCGACGCCATGACCCGGGTCGAGATCCGCGAGCAGCTCAAGGAGGGCGTCGAATGA
- a CDS encoding DMT family protein, with amino-acid sequence MPRTIAVTTALLVCSNVFMTFAWYAHLKNLSHRHWLVAALVSWGIALFEYLLQVPANRIGHAELNLGQLKILQEVVTLAVFVPFSVLYMKEPLHRDYLWAALCILGAVFFVFRHRFAA; translated from the coding sequence ATGCCCCGCACCATCGCCGTCACGACGGCGCTGCTGGTCTGCAGCAACGTCTTCATGACCTTCGCCTGGTACGCGCACCTGAAGAACCTGTCGCACCGGCACTGGCTCGTCGCCGCGCTGGTCAGCTGGGGGATCGCGCTGTTCGAATACCTGCTGCAGGTGCCGGCCAACCGCATCGGTCACGCCGAGTTGAACCTGGGGCAGCTCAAGATCCTGCAGGAGGTCGTCACCCTGGCGGTCTTCGTGCCGTTCTCGGTCCTGTACATGAAGGAGCCGCTCCACCGGGACTACCTGTGGGCGGCGCTCTGCATCCTGGGCGCGGTGTTCTTCGTCTTCCGTCACCGCTTCGCGGCCTGA